In Deinococcus sp. QL22, the following are encoded in one genomic region:
- the ureG gene encoding urease accessory protein UreG, with protein sequence MTLSPAPLKIGVGGPVGSGKTALLEVLCRTLRERYALAVITNDIYTFEDQRILTAAAALPAERIRGVQTGGCPHTAIREDTSLNQEAVESLETDFPGVELIFIESGGDNLASSFSPELVDAWLFVLDVSGGEKVPRKGGPGVRHSDLLVINKIDLAPYVGADLRVMDADARAQRTVGDAVRPYVFTDLKRGLGVAEVIAWIEHDLLFKDVAPPRIGLQVSRSE encoded by the coding sequence GTGACCCTCTCCCCTGCTCCCCTCAAAATTGGTGTCGGTGGCCCGGTGGGTTCGGGCAAAACGGCGCTGCTGGAAGTGCTGTGCCGCACGTTGCGGGAGCGTTATGCCCTGGCCGTGATCACCAACGACATCTACACCTTCGAGGATCAGCGCATCCTGACCGCTGCCGCCGCGCTGCCCGCCGAACGCATCCGGGGCGTGCAGACGGGCGGCTGCCCCCACACCGCCATCCGCGAGGACACGTCGCTGAATCAGGAGGCGGTGGAGTCACTGGAAACCGATTTTCCGGGCGTAGAACTGATTTTTATAGAGTCGGGCGGCGACAATCTGGCGTCCAGTTTTTCACCGGAACTGGTGGACGCCTGGCTGTTCGTGTTAGACGTATCGGGCGGAGAGAAAGTGCCGCGCAAGGGTGGCCCCGGCGTCCGGCATTCCGACTTGCTCGTTATCAATAAAATTGACCTCGCGCCGTATGTGGGGGCCGATTTGCGCGTGATGGACGCCGATGCACGCGCGCAGAGAACGGTTGGCGATGCAGTGAGGCCGTATGTGTTTACCGACCTGAAACGCGGGCTGGGTGTGGCCGAAGTCATCGCGTGGATCGAACACGATCTGCTGTTCAAAGATGTTGCGCCTCCCAGGATTGGCCTACAGGTCAGCCGCTCAGAATGA
- the ureC gene encoding urease subunit alpha: protein MKISRKAYADLYGPTTGDRVRLGDTQLLIEIERDLTTYGEEVKFGGGKVIRDGLGQSSTATRSDPNVPDLVITNAILLDHWGVIKADVGVKNGRINAIGKAGNPGTQDGVTAGLTIGASTEIIAGEGHILTAGGVDTHIHFIAPQQCWTALESGVTTMIGGGTGPTAGTSATTCTPGEWHLHRMLEALDGLPLNFGLLGKGNASTQEPLAEQIRAGALGLKLHEDWGTTPAAIHAALSVAEEFDVQVAIHTDTLNESGFVEDSIRAFAGRTIHTFHTEGAGGGHAPDIIRVAGLPNVLPSSTNPTMPFTVNTIHEHLDMLMVCHHLSPRIPEDVSFAESRIRPETIAAEDVLHDLGVFSMMSSDSQAMGRVGEVITRTWQTAHKMKLQRGALAPDGRADNFRARRYIAKYTINPAIAHGIAHEVGSIEVGKLADLVLWNPAFFGAKTAMIIKGGLVVAAQMGDANASIPTPQPVYPRPMFAAHGGGMDATCLHFVSGISLELGNLPDVGRRYSAVANTRTIGKKDMILNAGTPQIDVNPETYEVRVDGELATCEPLDELPLAQKYFLF, encoded by the coding sequence ATGAAGATTTCCCGCAAGGCCTACGCCGACCTGTACGGCCCCACCACCGGAGACCGGGTGCGGCTGGGCGACACGCAACTGCTGATTGAAATTGAGCGCGACCTGACTACCTACGGGGAAGAAGTGAAATTTGGCGGCGGCAAGGTCATTCGTGACGGCCTCGGCCAGAGCAGCACCGCCACCCGCAGCGACCCGAATGTGCCGGATCTGGTGATTACCAACGCCATTCTTCTGGATCACTGGGGCGTCATCAAGGCCGATGTGGGCGTGAAGAATGGGCGTATTAACGCGATTGGCAAGGCAGGCAATCCGGGGACGCAGGACGGCGTCACGGCGGGCTTGACCATCGGGGCCAGCACCGAAATTATTGCGGGTGAGGGCCACATTCTGACGGCGGGCGGCGTGGATACCCATATTCATTTCATTGCGCCGCAGCAGTGTTGGACGGCGCTGGAATCGGGGGTGACCACCATGATCGGTGGCGGCACCGGACCGACGGCGGGTACAAGCGCCACCACCTGCACGCCGGGTGAATGGCACCTGCACCGCATGTTGGAGGCGTTAGACGGCCTGCCGCTTAACTTTGGGCTGCTGGGCAAGGGCAACGCCAGCACGCAGGAACCGCTGGCTGAGCAGATTCGGGCCGGAGCGCTGGGCCTGAAGCTGCACGAGGACTGGGGCACCACGCCCGCCGCCATCCACGCCGCCCTCAGTGTGGCCGAGGAATTTGATGTGCAGGTCGCCATCCACACCGATACCCTGAATGAATCGGGCTTTGTGGAAGACAGCATCCGGGCCTTCGCGGGCCGCACCATTCACACCTTTCATACCGAGGGTGCAGGCGGCGGCCACGCGCCCGACATCATCCGGGTGGCGGGCCTGCCCAACGTGTTGCCGTCCAGCACGAATCCCACCATGCCGTTTACGGTCAATACCATCCACGAGCATCTGGATATGCTGATGGTCTGTCACCACCTCAGCCCGCGCATTCCCGAAGACGTGAGCTTTGCCGAGAGCCGGATTCGGCCCGAAACCATTGCCGCCGAAGACGTGCTGCACGACCTGGGCGTTTTTTCGATGATGAGCAGCGATTCTCAGGCGATGGGGCGGGTGGGCGAGGTGATTACCCGGACGTGGCAGACAGCGCACAAGATGAAGCTTCAGCGCGGCGCACTCGCTCCAGACGGGCGGGCCGACAACTTCCGCGCCCGGCGCTATATCGCCAAATACACCATCAATCCAGCCATTGCACACGGCATCGCCCACGAAGTCGGCAGCATCGAAGTGGGCAAACTGGCCGATCTGGTGCTGTGGAACCCGGCCTTTTTCGGCGCAAAAACGGCCATGATCATCAAGGGCGGTCTGGTGGTGGCCGCGCAGATGGGCGACGCCAACGCCAGTATTCCCACGCCGCAGCCCGTGTATCCGCGCCCCATGTTTGCCGCGCACGGGGGCGGAATGGACGCCACCTGCCTGCATTTCGTGTCGGGCATCAGTCTGGAACTAGGCAATCTGCCGGATGTGGGCCGCCGCTACAGCGCCGTAGCCAACACGCGCACCATCGGCAAAAAAGACATGATTCTGAATGCTGGAACGCCGCAGATAGACGTGAATCCCGAAACCTATGAAGTGCGCGTAGACGGCGAACTGGCAACGTGTGAACCGCTGGACGAACTGCCGCTGGCGCAGAAGTATTTCCTGTTCTGA
- a CDS encoding urease accessory protein UreE: protein MTALDRRRVRRRLTAPDGVELKLAFATGTILVPGSVLDSIGGVTYVVAAAPEEVAAVAPRSMAEAARVAHAVGNLHRDFVEAELEDQVVFLVLWDAPIELLLTRLGVPFFRQTRPFLGRSSWEHEA, encoded by the coding sequence ATGACTGCCCTGGACCGCCGCCGGGTGCGCCGCCGCCTGACCGCCCCAGACGGCGTGGAACTGAAACTGGCTTTTGCTACAGGCACCATTTTGGTTCCCGGAAGCGTACTGGACAGCATCGGCGGCGTAACCTACGTGGTGGCCGCCGCGCCGGAAGAGGTGGCCGCCGTTGCCCCGCGCAGCATGGCCGAGGCCGCCAGAGTCGCGCACGCGGTGGGCAACTTGCACCGCGATTTCGTAGAGGCTGAGTTGGAAGACCAGGTGGTGTTTCTGGTGCTGTGGGACGCGCCGATAGAACTGCTGCTGACCCGGTTGGGCGTGCCGTTTTTCCGCCAGACCCGGCCCTTCTTGGGGCGCAGCAGTTGGGAGCATGAAGCGTGA
- a CDS encoding hydrogenase maturation nickel metallochaperone HypA produces the protein MHEASIALSLIAVATETMLEHGGGRVSALTVRIGQWSAVVPEALQAAFPAAAEGTPLEGACLSIVFVPGVGDCPTHGPVELELRRGLRCPVCDLPTPTLLQGDELELDELELD, from the coding sequence ATGCACGAAGCTTCCATCGCCCTTTCCCTGATTGCCGTTGCGACCGAAACCATGCTGGAACACGGCGGCGGGCGCGTTTCGGCGCTGACGGTGCGGATCGGGCAATGGTCGGCAGTGGTGCCGGAGGCGTTGCAGGCCGCCTTTCCCGCCGCTGCCGAGGGGACGCCACTAGAGGGCGCATGCCTGAGCATCGTGTTTGTGCCGGGTGTCGGAGACTGCCCCACGCACGGCCCCGTCGAATTGGAGTTGCGGCGCGGCCTGCGCTGCCCGGTCTGCGATTTGCCCACGCCCACGCTGCTTCAGGGCGATGAACTGGAGTTGGACGAGCTGGAACTGGACTGA
- a CDS encoding diguanylate cyclase, protein MAFTVSKPDRSTTVLTPAQASRAFSWTRFLILLALLLIQVGTVTGVLWANRRGGEAVVQAQARQSLQQLVRVTGDNARAYLQTAVQIVRITTTMIASGQTNTADSGALGLTFGTLLEATPQLDAVLLGQPDGRFVFVRRDGTGRYFKVIEPVPQRCTTITYLDAAGRVTSQTTPADSYDPRTRPWYMLATSRPGQMVWTAPYVFASSQLPGITVAAAQQGLDGRLMVVGVDMQLSGLTHMLEQVKFTPRGRAFITDTDGNAIAASRAWPRKIQGRVPALTEVGDPALHALLDGGGLPRLEGEEGLSSEVTRRYLVGTEPYAAVLRRVEVQPGISWVVGVYAPESDFTGELNGVFQQHLIIIAVMAVLSALIAWPLAFSATQPFAALQRQATTDALTGLRNRASLLAQLSEDLRRKATNPHAGELGVVILDLDGFKAVNDTYGHAVGDEVLHAVGASLLSAARVGDTLGRLGGDEFALIVHGATREAVRLRVEGIMQAIVRRPMTVNDVPHQLGATAGLVFYDQTVAAPSKLEEIEEASHLLLLRADTALLRGKKREKGRVWLADELGGPTLL, encoded by the coding sequence ATGGCATTCACCGTTTCCAAACCTGATCGCAGCACGACTGTTCTGACGCCTGCCCAAGCGTCACGCGCTTTTTCATGGACTCGCTTTCTCATTTTGCTGGCCTTGTTGCTGATCCAGGTTGGTACGGTCACGGGAGTGCTTTGGGCCAATCGGCGCGGCGGTGAGGCCGTCGTGCAGGCACAGGCCCGCCAAAGCCTGCAACAACTGGTGCGTGTAACCGGGGACAATGCCCGCGCTTACCTGCAAACGGCAGTTCAGATCGTGCGGATTACCACCACGATGATCGCTTCCGGCCAGACCAATACCGCCGATTCCGGCGCACTGGGCCTGACCTTCGGCACTTTGCTGGAGGCCACCCCGCAGCTTGACGCGGTGCTGTTGGGGCAGCCGGATGGCCGATTTGTGTTTGTGCGCCGGGACGGAACGGGGCGCTACTTCAAGGTCATTGAGCCTGTGCCGCAACGCTGTACCACCATCACCTACCTCGATGCGGCGGGCCGCGTCACTTCTCAGACCACGCCCGCCGACTCCTATGACCCCCGTACGCGGCCTTGGTACATGCTGGCGACTTCGCGCCCCGGTCAAATGGTCTGGACTGCACCTTACGTCTTTGCCTCCTCGCAGCTGCCCGGCATTACGGTTGCGGCGGCCCAGCAAGGACTAGATGGCCGCCTGATGGTGGTCGGGGTCGATATGCAGCTCAGTGGCCTGACGCACATGTTGGAGCAGGTGAAATTTACGCCGCGTGGCCGGGCCTTTATTACCGATACAGATGGGAACGCTATCGCCGCGTCTCGGGCGTGGCCGCGCAAAATTCAGGGGCGGGTGCCTGCCCTTACCGAAGTGGGCGATCCAGCCCTGCATGCCCTGCTGGACGGCGGCGGTCTGCCGCGCTTAGAGGGAGAAGAAGGCCTCAGCAGCGAGGTGACGCGGCGCTATCTGGTGGGCACAGAACCTTACGCTGCCGTACTGCGCCGCGTGGAGGTGCAGCCGGGCATCAGTTGGGTGGTCGGCGTCTACGCGCCCGAGTCCGACTTTACCGGAGAACTGAACGGCGTGTTCCAACAACACCTGATCATTATCGCGGTGATGGCCGTGCTGAGCGCCCTGATCGCGTGGCCGCTGGCCTTTAGCGCCACCCAGCCGTTTGCCGCCCTGCAGCGCCAGGCCACCACCGACGCCCTGACCGGTCTTCGTAACCGCGCCAGTTTATTGGCCCAACTCAGCGAGGATTTGCGCCGCAAGGCCACCAATCCCCACGCCGGAGAATTGGGGGTCGTCATCCTTGATCTGGACGGATTTAAGGCTGTGAACGACACGTATGGTCATGCGGTGGGCGACGAGGTGCTGCATGCTGTAGGCGCCAGTCTGCTGAGTGCGGCGCGGGTAGGAGATACCCTTGGGCGGCTGGGCGGCGACGAATTTGCCCTGATCGTGCACGGCGCGACCCGCGAGGCCGTGCGGTTGCGCGTCGAGGGAATCATGCAGGCTATCGTGCGGCGGCCCATGACGGTCAACGATGTCCCGCATCAATTGGGCGCGACGGCGGGACTGGTCTTTTATGATCAGACTGTGGCCGCCCCCTCCAAGTTAGAAGAGATCGAAGAGGCGTCTCACCTGCTGCTCTTGCGTGCCGATACTGCCCTGCTGAGGGGCAAAAAGCGCGAAAAGGGGCGGGTCTGGCTGGCCGATGAACTCGGTGGGCCGACGTTGTTGTAG
- a CDS encoding DinB family protein, with product MTQTESAPTLLTPTTLLAHWQGHRRLTRRVIEAFPEDQLFSFSVGGMRPFGVLAWEVVTISTYLMNALHTDQWGAETMSREPKPQERTALLAEWDALTARLDAELPGTSSVLLTTEKDLPFGRQTATAAAFYMIDNEVHHRGQGYVYLRALGIEPPPFYVR from the coding sequence ATGACCCAGACCGAATCTGCTCCCACGTTGCTGACGCCCACAACCTTACTGGCCCACTGGCAGGGCCACCGCCGTCTCACCCGCCGCGTCATCGAGGCGTTCCCCGAAGATCAACTGTTTAGCTTTAGCGTGGGCGGAATGCGTCCGTTTGGCGTGCTGGCGTGGGAAGTGGTGACGATCTCTACTTACCTGATGAATGCGCTGCACACCGATCAATGGGGCGCGGAAACCATGAGCCGCGAGCCAAAGCCGCAGGAACGCACGGCGCTGCTGGCCGAGTGGGACGCACTGACCGCCCGCCTGGATGCCGAGCTTCCCGGCACGTCGTCCGTGCTTCTGACCACCGAAAAAGACTTGCCTTTTGGCCGCCAGACAGCCACCGCTGCCGCTTTTTACATGATCGACAACGAGGTGCATCACCGGGGGCAGGGCTACGTGTATCTGCGGGCGTTGGGAATCGAGCCGCCACCGTTCTACGTGCGCTGA
- a CDS encoding urease accessory protein UreF yields MSLLRLLQLSDSAFPTGAYAFSDGLETLTVRGEIRTATDLNAFLCGQLAHGWGRQDAPACALAWAATPAELVDLDALLTHLKLVQGPREASLRVGANLRRAALHLWPQELADLPVTRHHATSFGVISAALGVTQADAVAAYVSAWLLGRVTSATRLMKLGGLDAQRAARLAEDAAQACIEAALHATPDDLGGFSPLLDIAASEQAGLESRLFQT; encoded by the coding sequence GTGAGTCTGCTGAGGCTCCTGCAACTCTCCGATTCAGCCTTTCCCACCGGAGCGTATGCCTTCAGCGACGGCCTGGAAACCCTGACGGTGCGAGGCGAGATTCGCACAGCCACAGACCTCAACGCCTTCCTGTGCGGGCAATTGGCACACGGCTGGGGAAGGCAGGACGCGCCCGCCTGCGCCCTGGCCTGGGCCGCCACGCCCGCTGAACTGGTCGATCTGGACGCGCTCTTGACCCATCTGAAGCTGGTACAGGGGCCGCGTGAAGCCAGCCTGCGCGTCGGGGCCAACTTGCGCCGCGCCGCGCTGCACCTCTGGCCGCAGGAGTTGGCTGACTTGCCCGTTACGCGCCACCACGCCACCAGTTTTGGGGTCATTTCCGCCGCGCTGGGTGTGACTCAGGCCGATGCGGTGGCCGCGTATGTCAGTGCGTGGCTCCTGGGGCGCGTGACTTCGGCCACCCGGCTGATGAAACTGGGCGGGCTGGACGCGCAACGGGCCGCACGGCTGGCAGAGGACGCAGCGCAGGCCTGCATTGAGGCCGCGCTGCACGCCACGCCTGATGATCTGGGCGGCTTCTCTCCGCTTCTCGATATTGCCGCCAGTGAGCAGGCAGGGCTAGAGAGTCGGCTGTTTCAGACGTAA
- a CDS encoding urease subunit gamma: MKLTERERDKLLIFTAAEVARRRRARGLKLNHPEAVAYITAEVLEGIRDGRRVEDLMGWGTTLLTPDDVMDGVPDLIHDIQVEGTFPDGTKLVTIHDPIRGGRSAVVAGEYLLEDGEIELNAGKPVTVLMVANTADRPIQVGSHFHFFEVNAALSFDRAAAYGMRLNIPAGTAVRFEPGEEREVEAVPLGGTRTVYGMNALVSGDLEEQREGAPERAKSGGFRGAE, translated from the coding sequence GTGAAACTGACCGAACGCGAACGCGACAAACTGTTGATTTTTACGGCGGCTGAAGTGGCCCGCAGGCGCAGGGCACGTGGCCTGAAACTCAACCATCCGGAAGCGGTGGCCTACATCACAGCGGAAGTGTTGGAAGGCATCCGCGACGGGCGGCGCGTGGAAGACCTGATGGGCTGGGGCACGACGCTGCTGACGCCGGATGACGTGATGGACGGCGTGCCCGACCTGATCCACGATATTCAGGTGGAAGGCACTTTCCCTGACGGCACCAAGTTGGTGACCATTCATGACCCGATTCGCGGCGGCAGGAGTGCGGTGGTGGCGGGGGAATATTTGTTGGAAGACGGCGAAATCGAGTTGAACGCGGGCAAACCCGTGACCGTGCTGATGGTGGCTAACACCGCCGACCGCCCGATTCAGGTGGGCAGCCATTTTCATTTTTTTGAGGTGAACGCCGCCCTCAGCTTTGACCGGGCCGCCGCGTATGGCATGCGCCTGAACATTCCGGCTGGAACCGCTGTGCGCTTTGAACCCGGCGAGGAACGGGAAGTGGAAGCCGTGCCACTGGGCGGAACCCGCACCGTGTACGGCATGAACGCACTGGTGAGCGGCGACTTGGAAGAGCAGCGGGAGGGGGCGCCGGAGCGGGCCAAATCGGGCGGATTCAGGGGGGCAGAATGA
- a CDS encoding urease accessory protein UreD: protein MTLGQRTRTGLLHLTFEERRGKTVLTRDLQKAPLMIIRPFELPCGTLMVFVVNPTGGVLGGDHSEIVAEVGAGAQTLILTQSATRLQPSPSGAVATQHIRFTVAAGGRLEYYPERTLPFAGSAFHQTVRADLEDGAELGLSETLSSGRVHMGERLAFAEYRSRVEVWRGGERLYLDQVKVEPGQHTRAPGIWSEWDYAASGVWVGSGEVSDWPALPGQLACGYTAGGAVWLRAAAARGPELDRALSTAREGLRAQLFGARPLQIRR from the coding sequence ATGACTCTCGGCCAACGCACCCGCACCGGCCTGCTGCACCTGACTTTTGAAGAACGGCGGGGCAAAACCGTGCTGACCCGCGACCTGCAAAAAGCGCCGCTGATGATTATTCGGCCCTTCGAACTCCCATGCGGCACGCTGATGGTGTTTGTGGTCAACCCCACCGGGGGCGTTCTGGGCGGCGACCACAGCGAAATCGTGGCCGAGGTGGGCGCAGGCGCACAGACTTTGATCCTGACGCAGTCGGCCACACGGCTTCAGCCTTCGCCGTCTGGGGCGGTGGCGACGCAGCACATCCGATTTACGGTGGCGGCAGGTGGGCGGCTGGAATACTACCCGGAGCGTACCTTGCCCTTCGCGGGCAGCGCCTTTCATCAGACTGTGCGGGCCGACCTGGAAGACGGCGCAGAGTTGGGCCTGAGCGAAACACTGTCCTCTGGGCGCGTGCACATGGGCGAGCGGTTGGCCTTTGCCGAATACCGCAGCCGTGTAGAAGTGTGGCGCGGCGGCGAGCGGCTGTATCTGGATCAGGTGAAGGTGGAACCGGGCCAACACACCCGCGCCCCCGGCATCTGGAGTGAGTGGGACTACGCGGCCAGCGGCGTGTGGGTGGGCAGTGGAGAAGTGAGCGACTGGCCCGCCCTGCCCGGTCAACTGGCCTGCGGATACACGGCAGGCGGCGCAGTGTGGCTCCGTGCGGCAGCGGCGCGGGGGCCAGAGCTTGACCGGGCGCTGAGTACGGCGCGGGAAGGTCTGAGGGCGCAACTGTTCGGGGCGCGGCCTTTACAGATACGGCGCTGA
- the hypB gene encoding hydrogenase nickel incorporation protein HypB, which produces MTVMTPRIVAVRQNILKDNDRVAAENRRTFAEAGVRAINLVSSPGAGKTALLERTLQDLRRQIGMAVAVGDLATDNDAARLRQWGAQAEQIVTGTICHLDASMVQTILPHFDLAALDVLFLENVGNLVCPSSYDLGEAARVVLISTTEGEDKPLKYPTMFNTADVVVITKMDIAEAVEFDLSLCRENIDRARPGVRVIELSSKRGVGLEPWFEFVRGEQP; this is translated from the coding sequence ATGACTGTGATGACTCCCCGAATCGTGGCCGTGCGCCAGAACATCCTGAAGGACAATGACCGTGTGGCCGCCGAAAACCGCCGCACCTTTGCCGAGGCTGGCGTGCGGGCCATCAACCTGGTGTCCAGCCCCGGCGCGGGCAAAACGGCGCTGCTGGAGCGGACGTTGCAAGACCTGCGGAGGCAAATCGGGATGGCAGTGGCAGTAGGCGACCTCGCCACCGACAACGACGCGGCCCGGCTGAGGCAGTGGGGCGCACAGGCCGAACAGATCGTTACCGGAACCATTTGCCACCTTGACGCCAGCATGGTGCAGACCATCCTCCCGCACTTCGATTTGGCCGCGCTGGACGTACTGTTCCTGGAAAACGTGGGCAATCTGGTTTGCCCCAGCTCCTACGATCTGGGCGAGGCGGCAAGAGTGGTGTTGATTTCGACCACCGAGGGCGAGGACAAGCCGCTGAAATATCCGACCATGTTCAATACCGCCGACGTGGTGGTGATCACCAAAATGGACATTGCCGAGGCGGTGGAATTTGACCTGAGCCTCTGCCGCGAGAACATAGACCGCGCCCGGCCCGGCGTGCGGGTGATCGAGCTGAGCAGCAAACGGGGCGTGGGGCTGGAGCCCTGGTTTGAGTTTGTGCGGGGCGAGCAGCCCTGA